A genomic window from Brassica oleracea var. oleracea cultivar TO1000 chromosome C8, BOL, whole genome shotgun sequence includes:
- the LOC106310617 gene encoding high mobility group B protein 15-like isoform X2, producing MVSKGMAASSSCLKQGSVPMDNIRITPEATYEAVVADPKLFMGSLERLHSQLSTKFMVPIIGGRDLDLHKLFVEVTSRGGINKILHERRWKEVTATFVFPPTATNASYVLRKYYFSLLNNYEQIYFFRSNSHIPPDSLHTPSGAPGLMQGGAMRPPQELQGVLNGADVFGVVDGKFEDGYLVTVTMGSEQLKGVLYQLVPENTVAAHQSHLGGFTNAWNNNGPYPQGVVTGGVTKRRRRRKKSEIKRRDPAHPKPNRSGYNFFFAEQHARLKPLHPGKDREISRMIGELWNKLNEQERLVYQGKAMEDKERYRTEMEDYRERLRTGQLISNAVPLQQRLPEQNVEIAEADLPIEEEEEEEDEEGDSSGVSGESEPHSDAEMEEPSLAPSGVNLNPNPSEMVVATKEKASDVVVMETSPVKKDEEPAVVVAAQQN from the exons ATGGTCAGCAAAG GGATGGCAGCATCAAGCTCTTGTCTTAAGCAAGGGTCAGTTCCTATGGACAATATTCGCATTACACCTGAAGCAACGTATGAAGCTGTGGTTGCTGACCCTAAGCTCTTCATGGGTTCATTGGAAAGGCTACACTCTCAGTTGAGTACTAAGTTCAT GGTTCCCATCATAGGAGGGAGAGATTTGGACTTGCACAAGCTTTTTGTTGAGGTAACCTCTCGTGGTGGAATCAATAAG ATACTTCATGAAAGGAGATGGAAAGAAGTGACTGCAACATTTGTCTTTCCTCCAACAGCTACAAACGCATCATATGTCCTGCGCAAATACTACTTCTCCCTCCTTAACAACTATGAGCAAATCTATTTCTTCAGATCCAACAGCCACATTCCTCCAG ACTCTCTCCATACCCCATCTGGTGCACCAGGGCTTATGCAGGGGGGAGCCATGAGACCGCCACAAGAGCTTCAAG GAGTTTTAAATGGTGCTGATGTGTTTGGAGTTGTGGATGGGAAGTTCGAAGACGGTTACCTTGTAACTGTGACAATGGGATCAGAGCAGCTCAAAGGAGTTCTCTATCAGCTTGTTCCAGAGAACACAGTCGCTGCTCATCAGAGTCATCTCGGTGGCTTCACCAACGCTTGGAACAACAATGGTCCTTATCCTCAGGGGGTTGTTACTGGAGGAGTGACGAAGCGCCGCAGGAGAAGGAAGAAGTCAGAGATCAAGAGACGCGATCCTGCTCATCCTAAACCTAACAGAAGCGGTTATAACTTCTTTTTCGCCGAGCAGCACGCAAGGCTGAAGCCGCTGCATCCAGGTAAGGATAGGGAGATCAGCAGGATGATTGGTGAGCTCTGGAACAAGCTCAATGAGCAAGAGAGATTGGTGTACCAAGGGAAGGCCATGGAGGATAAAGAGAGGTACAGAACTGAGATGGAAGACTACAGAGAGAGGCTTAGGACAGGACAGCTTATAAGTAATGCTGTTCCGTTGCAGCAGAGGCTTCCTGAGCAGAATGTAGAGATTGCTGAAGCTGATCTTCCGATAGAAGAAGAAGAAGAAGAAGAAGACGAAGAAGGGGATTCAAGCGGTGTCTCGGGGGAAAGCGAGCCACATTCTGATGCTGAGATGGAGGAGCCATCTCTTGCTCCTTCAGGTGTGAACCTTAACCCTAATCCGAGTGAGATGGTGGTGGCTACTAAGGAGAAAGCCAGTGATGTTGTTGTGATGGAAACGTCTCCGGTGAAGAAAGATGAAGAGCCGGCTGTGGTGGTGGCTGCTCAGCAGAACTGA
- the LOC106310617 gene encoding high mobility group B protein 15-like isoform X1, translating into MVSKGMAASSSCLKQGSVPMDNIRITPEATYEAVVADPKLFMGSLERLHSQLSTKFMVPIIGGRDLDLHKLFVEVTSRGGINKILHERRWKEVTATFVFPPTATNASYVLRKYYFSLLNNYEQIYFFRSNSHIPPDSLHTPSGAPGLMQGGAMRPPQELQGLAFTPQPRINPGGVLNGADVFGVVDGKFEDGYLVTVTMGSEQLKGVLYQLVPENTVAAHQSHLGGFTNAWNNNGPYPQGVVTGGVTKRRRRRKKSEIKRRDPAHPKPNRSGYNFFFAEQHARLKPLHPGKDREISRMIGELWNKLNEQERLVYQGKAMEDKERYRTEMEDYRERLRTGQLISNAVPLQQRLPEQNVEIAEADLPIEEEEEEEDEEGDSSGVSGESEPHSDAEMEEPSLAPSGVNLNPNPSEMVVATKEKASDVVVMETSPVKKDEEPAVVVAAQQN; encoded by the exons ATGGTCAGCAAAG GGATGGCAGCATCAAGCTCTTGTCTTAAGCAAGGGTCAGTTCCTATGGACAATATTCGCATTACACCTGAAGCAACGTATGAAGCTGTGGTTGCTGACCCTAAGCTCTTCATGGGTTCATTGGAAAGGCTACACTCTCAGTTGAGTACTAAGTTCAT GGTTCCCATCATAGGAGGGAGAGATTTGGACTTGCACAAGCTTTTTGTTGAGGTAACCTCTCGTGGTGGAATCAATAAG ATACTTCATGAAAGGAGATGGAAAGAAGTGACTGCAACATTTGTCTTTCCTCCAACAGCTACAAACGCATCATATGTCCTGCGCAAATACTACTTCTCCCTCCTTAACAACTATGAGCAAATCTATTTCTTCAGATCCAACAGCCACATTCCTCCAG ACTCTCTCCATACCCCATCTGGTGCACCAGGGCTTATGCAGGGGGGAGCCATGAGACCGCCACAAGAGCTTCAAGGTTTAGCCTTTACACCACAACCAAGGATCAACCCTGGAG GAGTTTTAAATGGTGCTGATGTGTTTGGAGTTGTGGATGGGAAGTTCGAAGACGGTTACCTTGTAACTGTGACAATGGGATCAGAGCAGCTCAAAGGAGTTCTCTATCAGCTTGTTCCAGAGAACACAGTCGCTGCTCATCAGAGTCATCTCGGTGGCTTCACCAACGCTTGGAACAACAATGGTCCTTATCCTCAGGGGGTTGTTACTGGAGGAGTGACGAAGCGCCGCAGGAGAAGGAAGAAGTCAGAGATCAAGAGACGCGATCCTGCTCATCCTAAACCTAACAGAAGCGGTTATAACTTCTTTTTCGCCGAGCAGCACGCAAGGCTGAAGCCGCTGCATCCAGGTAAGGATAGGGAGATCAGCAGGATGATTGGTGAGCTCTGGAACAAGCTCAATGAGCAAGAGAGATTGGTGTACCAAGGGAAGGCCATGGAGGATAAAGAGAGGTACAGAACTGAGATGGAAGACTACAGAGAGAGGCTTAGGACAGGACAGCTTATAAGTAATGCTGTTCCGTTGCAGCAGAGGCTTCCTGAGCAGAATGTAGAGATTGCTGAAGCTGATCTTCCGATAGAAGAAGAAGAAGAAGAAGAAGACGAAGAAGGGGATTCAAGCGGTGTCTCGGGGGAAAGCGAGCCACATTCTGATGCTGAGATGGAGGAGCCATCTCTTGCTCCTTCAGGTGTGAACCTTAACCCTAATCCGAGTGAGATGGTGGTGGCTACTAAGGAGAAAGCCAGTGATGTTGTTGTGATGGAAACGTCTCCGGTGAAGAAAGATGAAGAGCCGGCTGTGGTGGTGGCTGCTCAGCAGAACTGA
- the LOC106312817 gene encoding ubiquitin carboxyl-terminal hydrolase 2-like, translating into MGKKAKKKARTPTKENLTKKVSEHPSEIAEEAVKEKQACVHFDKGLNLDKVLEKIKSSRVIKCHECKEGAKGKGSNKGKHSPSSSSDRKAIWVCLECGCYVCGGVGLPTLPQSHVLKHIRMTRHRLVIQWENPQLRWCFPCNSLLPNGEKKDVLLEVVKLMKERSLNSLAPSSSDDAQGSGSFTTDIKLESDGYVVRGLVNLGNTCFFNSIMQNLLSLDQLRSHFLKDDVSGVGLPLASSLRKLFAEMKPEAGLKSVVNPRAFFATFCAKAPQFRGYDQHDSHELLRCLLDSLSTEESAWRKRRGGVCDDDEKATTTATLVESVFGGETSSIVSCIECGHSSKIYEPFLDLSLPVPFKKTPPKKQQALSRAKKGKFPPKRTAKNVSKVSKVSKVLPAKVATADSDNGAVSETPSVITLDNKEASENVAQSDTVFDSFWLDVIAPEPAGDETNLDMEDSVSDKTPTPEASQTVPCPNIPANTSVSLGDQASEGNAERLIQDSDEFAKADEKDVQATQSDECTATSAISAEISQDSCIGLDPGLGESSSSVNPWDEEEVPLMVADSQVLYMPYKENVSSYDEGEASSSFVSGDNQEPENNDFVGLGGLFDEPEVTEGPVVFGPPCKPEASSGVVGFMAFSSESDPEEIDDSDSPVSVERCLAHFTKPEILSDDNAWNCENCSKNLKLQRLREKRKSSNTSSNGWVSENEDGVLGETDVKQDPSDSGREAMSSNDSESEGEEDSKKVITVKRDATKRVLLNKVPPVLTIHLKRFSQDLRGRLSKLNGHVAFKEVIDLRHYMDPRCSGEDPPVYRLAGLVEHSGTMRGGHYVAYVRGGGGKKVKESDSSSSSVWYNVSDAHVRQVSLDKVLHSEAYILFYERIV; encoded by the exons ATGGGGAAGAAAGCAAAGAAGAAAGCTCGAACTCCAACTAAGGAGAATCTCACCAAGAAGGTCTCTGAACATCCTAGTGAAATAGCTGAGGAGGCAGTTAAGGAGAAGCAAGCTTGTGTGCATTTCGACAAGGGTCTTAATTTAGATAAAGTGTTAGAGAAGATTAAGTCTTCCCGGGTGATCAAGTGTCATGAATGCAAGGAAGGGGCGAAAGGAAAAGGTAGTAATAAGGGGAAACATTCTCCTTCTTCTTCTTCTGATAGAAAAGCTATTTGGGTTTGTTTGGAATGTGGCTGTTATGTCTGCGGAGGCGTTGGTTTGCCAACTTTACCGCAGAGTCATGTCCTCAAGCATATCAGAATGACACGTCACCGTTTGGTGATTCAATGGGAGAATCCTCAGTTGAGATGGTGTTTCCCCTGCAACTCGCTTCTCCCTAACGGTGAGAAGAAAGATGTGTTGTTGGAGGTTGTGAAACTGATGAAAGAACGGTCTTTAAACAGTTTAGCTCCTTCTTCATCTGATGATGCCCAAGGAAGTGGGAGTTTCACTACCGACATCAAATTAGAAAGTGATGGTTATGTTGTGAGAGGTTTAGTTAACCTTGGGAACACATGTTTCTTTAACTCTATAATGCAGAATCTTCTCTCTTTAGATCAGTTACGATCCCACTTCTTGAAGGATGATGTGTCTGGTGTTGGTCTACCTCTTGCTTCTTCTTTAAGGAAACTATTCGCTGAGATGAAGCCAGAGGCGGGTTTAAAGAGTGTTGTAAACCCTAGAGCCTTTTTTGCGACGTTCTGCGCTAAGGCGCCGCAGTTTAGAGGTTATGACCAGCATGACAGCCACGAGCTGCTGCGCTGTTTGCTGGATTCGTTGAGCACGGAAGAATCTGCCTGGAGGAAGAGGCGTGGTGGTGTTTGTGATGATGATGAGAAGGCTACTACTACTGCTACTCTCGTGGAGTCTGTGTTTGGAGGCGAGACTTCGAGCATTGTTTCTTGTATTGAGTGTGGGCATTCCTCGAAAATCTATGAGCCGTTTTTGGATCTTTCTTTACCTGTACCGTTTAAGAAAACTCCTCCTAAGAAGCAGCAAGCCCTTTCTCGAGCAAAGAAAGGTAAGTTTCCACCAAAGAGAACCGCTAAGAATGTGTCAAAGGTGAGTAAAGTTTCAAAAGTCCTCCCAGCTAAGGTTGCTACAGCTGATTCGGACAATGGTGCGGTTTCAGAGACTCCTTCGGTTATAACTCTTGACAATAAGGAGGCATCAGAGAATGTAGCACAAAGTGATACTGTTTTTGATAGCTTCTGGTTGGACGTTATTGCACCAGAACCCGCTGGAGATGAGACAAATCTTGATATGGAAGATAGCGTTAGTGATAAAACCCCAACACCTGAGGCTAGTCAAACTGTTCCATGTCCAAATATTCCTGCCAATACTTCAGTTTCATTGGGTGATCAGGCTTCAGAAGGTAACGCAGAGAGACTGATACAAGATAGTGACGAGTTTGCAAAGGCAGATGAAAAAGATGTACAAGCGACGCAGTCTGATGAATGCACAGCTACAAGCGCTATTTCTGCTGAGATCAGTCAAGATAGTTGCATTGGTTTGGATCCTGGTTTAGGGGAAAGTTCGTCCTCGGTGAATCCTTGGGATGAGGAAGAGGTTCCGTTGATGGTTGCAGATTCACAAGTCCTCTACATGCCATACAAAGAAAACGTATCTTCCTATGATGAGGGTGAGGCTTCATCTTCATTTGTTAGTGGTGATAATCAAGAACCAGAAAACAATGATTTTGTTGGTTTAGGCGGTTTATTTGATGAGCCTGAGGTTACCGAAGGGCCTGTTGTTTTTGGACCTCCTTGTAAGCCTGAAGCTTCTTCGGGAGTTGTTGGTTTTATGGCGTTCAGCAGCGAGTCTGATCCTGAAGAAATAGATGATTCGGATTCACCGGTGTCTGTAGAGAGGTGTTTAGCTCATTTCACTAAGCCTGAGATTTTGTCTGACGACAATGCTTGGAATTGCGAGAACTGTTCAAAGAACCTGAAACTCCAACGGTTGAGAGAAAAGAGAAAATCAAGCAACACCAGCAGCAACGGATGGGTGAGTGAAAATGAAGATGGAGTTTTGGGAGAAACCGATGTGAAGCAAGATCCAAGTGATAGTGGAAGAGAAGCTATGAGTTCTAATGACAGTGAATCCGAAGGCGAAGAAGATTCAAAGAAAGTGATAACAGTGAAAAGAGATGCAACTAAAAGAGTACTTTTAAACAAAGTTCCACCTGTCTTAACCATTCATCTAAAGCGATTCAGCCAAGACCTGCGTGGTAGGCTAAGTAAGTTAAATGGACATGTTGCTTTCAAAGAAGTCATCGATCTTCGACACTATATGGACCCAAG GTGTAGTGGAGAAGACCCGCCGGTTTATAGATTAGCTGGATTGGTGGAGCATTCAGGGACAATGAGAGGAGGTCACTATGTGGCGTATGTTAGAGGAGGAGGAGGTAAGAAAGTTAAAGAGAGTGACTCCTCTTCCTCAAGTGTGTGGTATAACGTAAGCGATGCACATGTCCGTCAGGTTTCTTTGGACAAGGTTCTGCATTCAGAAGCGTACATCTTGTTCTACGAACGGATCGTCTGA
- the LOC106312524 gene encoding vesicle-associated membrane protein 721-like, whose protein sequence is MAQQQSLIYSFVARGTVILVEFTDFKGNFTSVAAQCLQKLPSSNNKFTYTCDGHTFSYLVEDGFTYCVVAVDSAGRQIPMAFLERVKEDFSKRYGGGKAATAQANSLNKEFGSKLKEHMQYCMDHPDEISKLAKVKAQVSEVKGVMMENIEKVLDRGEKIELLVDKTENLRSQAQDFRTTGTQMRRKMWLQNMKIKLIVLAIIVALTLIIVLSVCHGFKC, encoded by the exons ATGGCGCAACAACAATCGCTGATCTACAGCTTCGTCGCTCGCGGGACGGTGATCCTCGTGGAGTTCACTGATTTCAAAGGCAACTTCACCTCCGTCGCTGCACAGTGCCTCCAGAAGCTCCCCTCTTCCAACAACAAGTTCACCTACACCTGCGACGGCCACACCTTCAGTTACCTCGTCGAAGATGGATTCA CGTACTGTGTTGTTGCGGTTGATTCTGCGGGGAGGCAGATTCCGATGGCGTTTCTGGAGAGAGTGAAAGAGGATTTTAGCAAGAGATATGGTGGTGGGAAGGCTGCTACTGCTCAGGCTAACAGCTTGAATAAAGAGTTTGG GTCTAAGCTGAAAGAGCACATGCAGTATTGTATGGATCATCCTGATGAGATTAGCAAGCTTGCTAAGGTGAAAGCGCAAGTCTCTGAAGTTAAGGGTGTTATGATGGAGAACATCGAGAAG GTTCTTGACCGTGGTGAGAAAATTGAGCTTCTGGTGGACAAAACCGAGAACCTTCGCTCTCAG GCACAAGACTTCAGAACAACGGGGACACAGATGAGAAGAAAGATGTGGCTTCAGAACATGAAGATAAAACTCATAGTTCTCGCCATCATCGTCGCACTGACTCTCATAATCGTGCTCTCAGTTTGCCATGGCTTCAAGTGTTAA
- the LOC106312523 gene encoding probable pectate lyase 1: MVVLPTWILAMICLLFFVGAMDNSTHDKISSLSRSDEIEWNKHAVTNPDEVADEVIALAEMSVRNHTQRRKLGYFTCGTGNPIDDCWRCDRNWHKNRKRLADCGIGFGRNAIGGRDGRFYVVTDPRDDNPVNPRPGTLRHAVIQDRPLWIVFKRDMVIQLKQELIVNSFKTIDGRGANVHIANGGCITIQYVTNVIVHGLHIHDCRPTGNAMVRSSETHFGWRTMADGDAVSIFGSSHVWIDHNSLSHCADGLVDAIMGSTAITISNNHMTHHNEVMLLGHSDSYTRDKAMQVTIAYNHFGVGLIQRMPRCRHGYFHVVNNDYTHWEMYAIGGSANPTINSQGNRYAAPKNPFAKEVTKRVNTPTGHWKGWNWRTEGDLLQNGAYFTASGVAASGSYARASSLAAKSSSLVDTITSDAGALPCRRGRQCTS; encoded by the exons ATGGTGGTTCTTCCAACATGGATTTTAGCTATGATATGTCTACTCTTCTTCGTGGGAGCAATGGACAACAGTACACACGACAAGATCTCATCTCTCTCCAG ATCGGACGAAATCGAATGGAACAAGCATGCAGTGACGAATCCGGATGAAGTAGCTGACGAAGTTATCGCCTTGGCTGAAAT GAGTGTAAGAAACCACACCCAGAGGAGGAAGCTAGGTTACTTTACTTGCGGAACAGGCAACCCAATCGACGATTGTTGGCGATGCGATCGCAACTGGCACAAGAACCGCAAACGCCTAGCGGACTGTGGTATCGGATTTGGAAGAAACGCGATCGGCGGTCGCGACGGGCGTTTCTACGTAGTCACTGACCCAAGAGACGATAACCCGGTTAACCCTAGACCGGGGACATTACGTCACGCCGTGATCCAAGACCGACCACTATGGATCGTTTTCAAACGTGACATGGTGATTCAGTTAAAACAGGAGCTGATCGTAAACAGTTTCAAAACGATCGACGGACGTGGCGCAAACGTTCACATAGCTAACGGCGGTTGCATCACGATTCAGTATGTGACGAACGTCATCGTCCATGGATTGCATATTCATGACTGTAGACCGACCGGTAACGCTATGGTTAGAAGCTCAGAGACGCACTTTGGGTGGAGAACGATGGCTGATGGTGATGCCGTTTCCATCTTTGGATCGAGTCATGTTTGGATTGATCACAACTCGTTGTCTCATTGCGCTGATGGGCTTGTGGATGCAATCATGGGCTCCACCGCGATTACAATCTCTAACAACCACATGACTCACCATAACGAGGTTATGTTGCTCGGACATAGTGATTCTTACACGAGGGACAAAGCTATGCAAGTTACCATTGCTTATAACCATTTTGGAGTCGGACTTATTCAAAGAATGCCAAG GTGTCGGCATGGGTACTTCCATGTCGTGAACAACGACTATACTCACTGGGAAATGTATGCGATCGGTGGAAGTGCAAACCCAACAATCAACAGTCAAGGAAACCGCTACGCCGCCCCTAAAAATCCTTTTGCCAAAGAG GTGACCAAGAGAGTGAACACACCGACGGGTCATTGGAAAGGATGGAATTGGAGAACCGAAGGAGATTTGCTTCAGAACGGAGCTTACTTCACTGCTTCAGGAGTCGCTGCATCTGGTAGCTACGCACGTGCCTCTAGCCTGGCCGCTAAATCTTCTTCATTGGTCGATACAATTACTTCTGACGCCGGAGCTCTACCATGTCGCCGAGGACGTCAATGTACCTCATAG
- the LOC106311125 gene encoding uncharacterized protein LOC106311125, with product MHSLMLSSKLAEVLIYSGKTVRSFPLCRAFVSASPRPLQGKEEAEQCKNVKEAADAVKDGAKQVKETTEYIQDVASTASGRVSKMTKDVTEKVTETTDSVTEKAKGSVSGVVATVKNATDIINNKTGGD from the exons ATGCATTCGTTGATGCTCTCTTCAAAACTGGCCGAAGTTCTGATCTACAGTGGAAAAACGGTAAGGAGTTTTCCACTCTGTAGGGCATTCGTCTCCGCGTCACCAAGGCCCTTGCAA GGAAAAGAAGAGGCAGAGCAATGCAAAAATGTGAAAGAAGCAGCAGATGCAGTGAAGGACGGAGCGAAGCAAGTGAAGGAAACCACCGAGTATATCCAAGATGTCGCTTCCACTGCGTCTGGCCGG GTAAGTAAGATGACAAAAGATGTGACGGAAAAGGTTACCGAAACGACGGATTCTGTCACTGAAAAGGCTAAAGGATCTGTATCTGGAGTCGTGGCCACAGTCAAAAATGCTACTGATATCATTAATAACAAAACTGGTGGCGATTAG
- the LOC106309409 gene encoding acanthoscurrin-2-like produces MSRVLSVVCVFLALTVVHARARQVPGEFDEGKTTTHDDTTTTLLHASAADQTTPKSLGDKKCIGGVAGVGGFAGVGGYAGVGGLGIPLIGGLGGIGKYGGIGGAAGIGGFHGIGGVGGGLGGLGGVGGGIGKAGGIGGVGGLGGAGGGLGGVGGGIGKAGGIGGVGGLGGTGGGIGGVGGGGIGKGGGIGGVGGIGGGHGVVGGVGGGILPHP; encoded by the coding sequence ATGTCAAGAGTTTTGTCAGTCGTTTGTGTCTTCCTTGCTCTGACTGTCGTCCATGCACGTGCTCGTCAAGTGCCGGGTGAGTTTGATGAGGGCAAGACGACGACACATGACGATACAACCACAACGCTCTTGCATGCAAGTGCCGCTGATCAGACAACACCAAAAAGCCTGGGTGACAAAAAATGCATCGGAGGCGTAGCAGGAGTCGGCGGATTCGCGGGAGTTGGTGGTTACGCCGGCGTGGGAGGTCTAGGTATTCCACTCATTGGAGGTCTTGGCGGTATTGGTAAATACGGTGGCATAGGCGGTGCAGCTGGAATCGGTGGTTTTCATGGCATAGGCGGTGTAGGAGGCGGTCTAGGCGGCCTTGGTGGAGTCGGTGGTGGGATCGGTAAAGCAGGAGGTATCGGTGGTGTTGGCGGTCTAGGCGGAGCTGGGGGTGGTTTAGGTGGAGTTGGTGGTGGAATTGGTAAAGCTGGTGGTATTGGCGGTGTTGGCGGTCTAGGCGGAACCGGGGGTGGTATAGGTGGAGTCGGTGGTGGTGGTATCGGTAAGGGAGGCGGTATTGGTGGTGTTGGTGGCATCGGCGGTGGACACGGTGTCGTTGGTGGCGTTGGCGGTGGGATACTTCCACATCCTTGA